The Melanotaenia boesemani isolate fMelBoe1 chromosome 12, fMelBoe1.pri, whole genome shotgun sequence genome contains the following window.
agggagcatccagcttgttatcagtggacaggtgaaaagctgcatctctgatgggatggggctgcattagtgcctatggcgtggacagcttccacatctgtggaagctccatcaatgctgaaaagtacatggaggttttagagcaacatctgctcccatccagacaacgtctctttcagggaagaccttgcagatttcagcaagacgatgctgaaccacatcctgcatccatcacagcagcatggcttcacaggagaagagtccagctgctgaactggcctgcctgcagtccagaactttcaccaatacacaacatctggagcatcatggaagcagaaatccagcaaccaaggtccaggactgtagagcagctagaatcctgcatcagaccagaatgggacaacattcctctcctaaaactccagcaactggtctcctcacttcccagatgtttacagacatgttaaaagaagagatgctacaccatgcgaaacatcaccctggaactactttttacagacgtgttccTGCCTTCAGAGTcacaatcagctcatattttccatgaaatgataaaatgtttcagtctcatcatctgatatgttgtttatgttctactgggaataaaatatgagttgatgagatttgcaGATCATCGTATTCTGTATGCATTTTCAGATTATTATTGAGGTTAAAGAGGaaactgttttttcttcagGTCCACTCTAAGAGACGGACTGGAGTACTGCAGAAAGACGCAGAGACCTGATGGGTCCTGGGAAGGGTGGGTGTAGACTTGGTGTTTTACTACCTAAAACCTAACAAACAGGTTATAAtcagtctttttgtttcttGCGTTCAGCTCCTGGGGAGTGTGCTTGACATATGGAACCTGGTTTGGCCTCGAAGCTTTTGCCTGCATGGGCCACATCTACAAGAAGGAGTAAGTTAAAAAGGTCAAGTTAAAAAAAGCTATGAGAACTCTTGATGGTGCTGAACAGGACTTGTGAACCAACATAGCTGCATTCTTTGTGATCAGGGACGTGTGTGAGGAGGTTCAGAAAGCTTGTCAGTTCCTGCTGGACCGGCAGATGTCGGAcggagggtggggggaggacTTTGAGTCTTGTGAGCAGCGTTGTTACATCCAGAGCAGCACTGCTCAGATCCACAACACCTGCTGGGCTTTGTTAGGACTCATGGCTGTGAGGTAAAGAATAACTCAGATTTGATTAGGGTGTGTTTTGTTCAGATTGAAGTGTTTCCATCCATCATTTTCAACAAATCTCTTGTTGTGTATAAGCAGACATCCCAACCAGCAGGCCATAGAGAGAGGCGTTCGCCTCCTGATTGATAAGCAGCTGCCCAGTGGAGACTGGCCACAGGTGATTCTGCAAGTTACAACCCATACACTCAACATTATACTGCTTTTACTCTGCCATGAATCCAAATAAGGACATGATACAATGATGGTATGAAATATAATAGTAGATTTatctgtttttcctcctttccaGGAGAACATCGCAGGTGTGACCAACAAGAGCTGTGCCATTAGCTACACCTCCTACAGAAACGTCTTCCCAGTCTGGACTCTGGGTCGCTTCTCACAGCTTTACCCCAGCAGTCCACTGGCTGGGAAGGTGAAGCTGTGACCACCTTCAGAGAAAACCTCAGACTATAATCCAGGATGAGAGGACTAAATGTCTTCAGCTAATGCAGAGAAGGACAGCATAGTTTGTGATTCGGAGAATGTGAACCAAGGACACATCAGCTGTTTCCAGGAATGAGTTCACCagataacacattttattctgtGAAATATTTTCTGATAACATTCCAGTATGATTTATCCACCAAATATACTCCTTGACATATAGTGATAATCGACTTCTTCTGTGTTATCATCCTTATTTTTGATCTGAATGAGTCTCAGTTGATGCATTCAGAGCTTTCTTCTTAAGACTTTCTTGATTTGTGGTTCTCTAATATTCCAAATTTTAGTACTTAAAGACTTGACTCAAGCAACAATTACAGCTTGTTTAGGTGTGTTAAATGTGTTCTTcatatgtcctaaaatgacaTTACACAGTTAcactgtgattacattttcacagACTTCTTAAGCATCTTGTTCAAAGGCGTAAAAAATAAGGTTAATTCTGAGCCTCAAGTTTATTTGAGATCTAATCCAACTTTATTAATGAAGCacttaaacactgaaaaaaggAATTGATTGTATAACTGCCTTGACTGTCAAGCTTTAACTCAAAGTCCATTTTAACACTGAGCTTTTTCAATGATTGGCTTGTTGGACTGAGAAAAGGAAACCATATATACAAGGAGGGACCCAGTGTTGTTACTTTGGTCTTTTCCTTATTGAAATTTAAGATACTGTGTGTACGATGGACATAGAAATTATTTCGTCTGCGAAAGGATCCAGTGGTCagaggtgcagcgatgactgcattAACTACTTTAGTATTATTTTCATGTGTACTATCTTCTTCTAGGGTtcttttaaggtgttacttatcccaaacggtgctctagcacctagCAAACAGAGCTGGTAATGCAGTTTTCATGGCTCAGTGGGTCGTGTATGTGGACCCAAGCAGTGATCTAAAAGAAGAGAACTTTTTCCTCTATGAGGCATATACATTTGGCTGTCATCTACATAACATTGGAATAAAGTGTTGAACCAAACAGGAACAAATAGATGGAAAAAGAGGAGGGCTGAGTACTGACCCTTGTGGAACTCCATAAAACAAACACGCACATTACACACAGATATGTTGGGCTGGATTACAAAATCATGCTGTTTGTTCTCCAAACATCTCAGTGTGAAAATGGTATGGTCTTTGGTGAGGATTTCAAACACTGAGGAGGAGAAAGGACTGGCCCAGGGTGAGATGTGGTTCTatataaaaacagcagcaggtgacaTTCAGGTCTGTGGATTGTCTCACTAGCaacgtttacatggacaaagaTTTCCTCTAACGGAAACcaatctgatcagagatgcTGACTgatatgtttacatggatgccgAATAAAGTGATCTATTGTGGGAGGCGGAGAAAAATTGATCAAATTTGATCAAATGTCTGTGTTGTTTCAAGCCTTTTGACTGTCGAGACAGTCAATGATccttaactctttcagtttccaACAAACACCTCTCCACCACAGTCCACTTCTTTTCTGTTGCtgccatttttcaagtcttcctGGAACTCGTCCACCTAACCCCTACATGATTCACGCATGCGCAGGAAGAATATGCACCACAGAAATAAAGTAAGAGTGTATActagtttttcttcctcttgatCAGCTTGTGAAAGGTTTAAATTGGATTTGATCAGAAGTGATATGTACAAAGATTTCAGGTACATTTTAGCTCTGAATTATGAAGGAGTTGTAAATTTCATTGCCGTTTCAGGACTTTGTGTCAACAAACACAATATTTCTGTGCgaattgttcagttttttttgttttacaaattaaaagaccttcaaaacaaaaagtcatgttctttttaaaaaaaataattaaataaaaacagcctctgtcatttctttttctaaatgtaatgACTAAATATTGCATACTAGTGATTTAACTATTTAATACTCATTTATGACACTGTCCTGGAGGAGGCCATTACTCTGTATCAGCAACAAATGACTATAGGTGAAAAACATTCAACTAGTTGCTAATTATTCTCAGAATTCAACCCAGGTCTGACTCATCAGtgcccaaaaaaagaaaaaatgagacaaaaaaaatctcagtcTCTACCGGGTTCAGTTAGtatgttaaattttaaagttttctggtaggaaaattaaataaaagatgaaaaaatgatGGCTGGCTTGAAAGAGTTGCCTACAAAAAGCATGGCCGGATGGCTAAAGTTTGCAAAGTGGCGTTATTATGAAATTAGACGAATAAAATGAGACTGGAAACTCCACTTCTCTTCTTTCCATATGTACGGGCATTAAGCTGACAAGGAAGTGTCTCAGCACTTTTAAGGATGTCCAAATTCATGATATAGTTATGATGATTTTAAACAAGAGCAGCTGGAGCCCGACAGCTGGTCTTGTTTACAGAATTGTAATCTAGAGAGAAGAAAACAGTCACCCTGACCTCCTTTGCTTCACATCATTTAACACATACCGTACAAACACATGGATAAACCAGCACTAAAACTTATGACATGCTTCCTCTGAGAAGATTTAAAAGTTAATTTCTGAAATTTAAGTGAAAAGTAAGGTTCAGTAACCATACAGTGAAAGATGTATATATGTGTAGACATATAAAACTATCCTCCAATCAGACTGCTGTTGGTGCAGAAGGAAGTTCTCTCGTTAAAGTGATGTTCTTATCTGTATTCCTGTGAGAGCTGATCTCTTCTCTCCACCCCTGACATCGCTGCCACTTTACTCACTCACAAGTCAGAAAACCTTCATTCATAAATCAATTCTGGATTCGTCAGGTGGAGCTATGACGGAGGGGATGTGagtatttctttcttctttgattttatttttttgagcttaaacaacattaattCAAACGGCTCAAAGTAGTTCCACTTAAACCAGAAGCACCAGTTATCATGTTATATGATGAGTTAACTTTTTGATAATCAAGTCATCTCTGTTTAAACAAGTTATTACAGTCAAGCAACAAGGCCTTTAATTCATCACTAacacaaaattaataaattagttaaagaaaaaataagcaacACATCTGCATTTTCTCATCTCCACATGTTCTGATAAGGTCTCAATATAGAAGTTGTCTGGTTACTGTGATGATCTCCTCTAAATGAAATAATGATAACAGCACATTTTAGTATATAAAATCATGAGGCGAACTACAACACAGTCTCTTCTGTCCGCTCAGGTATCTGCGGAGGCGAGGGGGTCCTCACAAGACCGAACCAGCCACAGATCTGAGCCGCTGGAGGCTGACTAATGTGGAGGGCAGGCAGACCTGGTGCTACGTGGAAGACCAGGACACCCCAGACAGAGAGCAGAGCATGCTGGAAGCCCATTCTCTAGGACTGGACACTGTAAGCCTTcagttgttttctcttttctgaaGTTAGACTGTCCTTTTTCATCCTGAATGGCACCAAACAAACTTTCTTGTAAATTTTTGTTGTAGATTCACTTTTTTGTGCTTCTCTCCAATTTTGGTTGAGTTCTTAAGAAGCAAATCCACTTGAAAACTAACGAACTATAAACAGACTTGTTAGAACAACTGAGTGAACtcataaaatgaacattttccttCTGATTATTTCTGATTCTCCCCACAGAGTAAGTTTGTGGCCGACTCTCCTGCCGTCCACACTGCTGTGGATGCTGCTGTGAAAGGAATGAACTTCTACAGTCGCCTCCAAGGAGAGGATGGCCACTGGGCAGGGGACTATGGTGGACCTCTCATCCTGCTCCCAGGtaaattattcttttgtttcCCACCAGACATGAGCACCATTTCTACTGCCATTCATGCAAAAATAAACCGGGAAGATttgacagcagttttttttgtcatgaacTTTTTTTAATACACTTTCCAGGTCTCCTCATCACGTGTCACACGGCTAAGATCCCTCTGCCTGAGGCCTGGAAAAAGGAGATGGTGAGGTACCTGCGCTCGGTTCAGCTGCCAGATGGAGGCTGGGGTCTGTAAGTCAACAGTGTCGGTGAAATCAATCCACACTCTCGGGGAAGATAAATTAATAGTGAAAGAGTGAAAATACAACATgtgttcttcatgttttttattcaaaGACCCTGTGAAGGAGTGCTGTGTTATCATCAAGGCAACACAGTGAGGGAAGACAATACAGAAATGATTATGGCAAATAAATTTCAGCACATCCACAATCATTTTTATGAAGTTTTGATTATTTTAGAAACCAAAACAAGGTACAGAAGGAGTCATTAGTTATAAAGAGCAGTCTGAGTGGTAGAAATAATCTCAGTGACCTTCTATTCCTTCTTTACTTTATGCCACTTTGGAGCCTTGCAACCCAAACCCTGAAGTATGGGCATGGACCTCTTCTGTAAGAtctgtccatgtttttcttgtttaccTGCAGACATATTGAAGATAAGTCTACTGTGTTCGGCACTGCACTGAACTACACCTCATTGAGGATCCTGGGAGTGGATCCTGATGACCCAGATATGGTTCGTGGCAGGAACAACCTCCAGAGCAAAGGTAGGAATAAACCAGGAACTGGTAACACACAGGTGGAGCAATGTCGTGCTTTACTAAAACATCCAttgatgaagtgtttttttttttaaatatacttatTTAATCCAACTCAGGGTTGTGGGTAAGCTGGGATCCTATCcacacatgctcacactcacCCCAGGGATCAGTTTAGATGAACCATTTAACCTGACATGCTTGACGCCTGCATGCTGGACTGTGGAAGGATGTGAATTCAAGCTCCACACAAAAAGCCTCTAGCCCAGATTTAAACCACGGTCATTCTGGCTGTTAAATGACTGTGCACAACAAGACGCCACCAGACAAAATTGTGCAAAAACGAAGCCATCTGTTAATCTTTTAAGAGGTGAAGTTGACTTCTCTGGGCTCAGAGGGATCTGGAATAAAGAGTCACACAGTAGAAATGTGTTGTGATCAGTCTGATCAGTAGCAAGTGTATTGTGGTAGAAGAATTAGTattcctgatgtttttttttaacaacgtTGATGCTGTGTGTTCTGAACCAGAGAACAGGACCATCCAAGTACCAAAGTCAGGCTCTGTGACTGTATGGGTTTATATTACTGGCTTTAGCTAAAGTTTCACACTTTCTGTGGCAGCAGAATAATCACAGAAATGTTTAATggagattttagagcaacaAATGCTGCCATCAAGAGAACTTATTTACCAGGGATGTCATACATTTTTCAACAGGACCATGCAAACCCACATTCTGCTCATATTAGAGAGGTATGGCTGCAGAAGAAACGAGTGCAGGTACTGAACTGGTCGGCCTGTAGTCTTCTCTCTACAGTCTTAACCTATTAACCCTCTGTACAGAAAATATATTGAtaccttaaaacaaacaaacaaacaaggatACTGTATACCTTTCCTTAAAGTAACACTATGTGACGTTCTGACCTTAAAATATGTGCTTCTgacttattttgatttattctacacattcctggagccgtcaTTGTCCTCCAGTGTCCTGAAGCTGACTAACTGCATGTCACATCTTTGGTTTCCAGCCTTCCAGTTTAGAGAAGAGACAGGTTGCAAGCAAGATGTGGAATTAGTCTTCATTAGGGGACACCAACGTGTTTGTATGCTTCCTCTGTCACATGCTCTGTATCCTCATCAGCTCAGTAGGGTGTCTTTCTAACTTGGTTTTCCTCATAAACTTATAATAAACCACTATCATAAAACATGTTAGCATTGGAGAAACATGTATCTGCCCTCTGGTGGTATAAAATGGTAATAAGTTTAGGCTTTCTTTGAAGATAAGGCCAGTTTTATTCACTTACGTTGCTTGGTGCATTACTGCTACATTGGTGTTTAGGTGGTTaatatttttagcattttaatgatgttttttacattatttattcgTATTCAATTGTGTACATTTTTGACCAGTATCCAGTCTTCTTATCTGAGTATGCGTGAGAATGTGTGTGGCAGTGACTGTTTGCATCTCTTGGAGAGCTGTTTATAatgttgttctgttgtttttgaGTGTGGTGAcaataaacattcatttattcatattctTACACAGTTTAAGGCAAGTTTTCAGGAACAACATGACAAAAATTCACCTGGACTACTGAAGCTCTCTGTGTGGTTGGTGTGCAGGTGGTGCTGTTGGGATTCCTTCACCGGGTAAATTCTGGTTGTCTATTTTAAACGTCTACAGCTGGGAGGGGATGAACACATTACTACCAGAGATGTGGTAAGAACCAACCGTCCATGTTGTTCTCTTCAACCAGAGATGAACATTTCCTCTCTAAAAATCGACCtgttctaaaaacagctgtgtctGTTTTCAGGTTGTTCCCCACTTGGATGCCAGCCCACCCCTCCACCCTGTGGTGTCACTGTCGTCAGGTCCTCCTCCCCATGAGTTTCTGTTACGCTGTCAGGCTGACTGCAGAGGAAGACCTCCTGGTTTTCAGCCTCAGACAGGTGCCAGACCCTCCATGAACCACAAGAGGGTGCCAGGCTCATTACATTATTACAGTTCTTCTCAGGTgctttggtgcatttctcacaTGAGAATTAAAATTCTCATAACTATTAGTTCAAAATTCGCAACAATTAGTAATGTGTGCACATCAGACTAGCGTTTCTCATTGCATTgatcaaactgaaaatgtttcaggACATGTAGCATTTccttcttttaattttctgctATTTCATGACATTGTCATTTGCTTTGGTCATATCAGTCAAGATTAACTGTACTTACAGCTGCAGAATAGTCAATCCCCATAAAGCTAATAGTCCTCATTTTATTGCTTGAGTCATTATATACAAACGAGTTAAACTAGTTATAAAAATCTgctgattttaaacatttctttataatatttttagaGGTGGAAGAGGTAGAAGGTGTACGACCAGCATCCACATACTCAAATGGCTCTACTAACAGCTATGGATGCAGGATGCAATGATATGacagcagagtcctgcagagaGTAGCTTCAACACTCAAGGAGATGCTTTCCTCGCTACGTCGCAAAGGATGTTATCTGATGTGATGTCAATGAAAATATGTGGCCAGACACACAGGAACGTCTTGATGAACAGGAGTGATTTAGTATGTTAAATACAGTACAGAATGTATGTTACTTTTGTTTACAGTTGTGCACAACTCTACCCAAGGGCTGATGCTTACTTTAAGTTTATTGTATATAAGTGACTGAAGTGTATGGTTTTTGCATAATGCTGTGAAGAAATTACTATAAGATGGCAAAGAACGTATGAAGTGTTCTCTGTCATGTATTTAGTAACCCTACAACAGTAATATGTCACTTTACTGTAGCTTTCAAATGCCTGTACATCAAGTGTGTAGTGCTATCTTGGCCATTTCAGGTAGTGGCCCTGAGATTTgaaatttgacttttttgtaTTCAAAAACACAGATTATGGCCGACTgtcatgatgaaaacatgactaaGCCATTCGAGTACCTTGTTGGTACTCAGTGGTGACAGgacttttaattttgatgacatttacataaataattgcTTTTGAATTGGAATTTTGGAATGGGCTATCTATTTTTAGCAAGTGACAGGCTTTTGCAGGTTATCCACTAGGTTCCGCAGTTTGTACAAATTATTCTGAGAAACGTGCGAACTGCTGTGCAAATGTTAGTTCTGATGTGAGATATGCACCAAAGcaactgagaaaaactgtaatatttgACAGAATACCCAAAAGTTCCCtgatcattttatttgctgaaaattttcttaatttttttgttttggcaaGAAGATTAATTTTGTTAGTTATTCAGACCAGAAAAATCTTCCTTCCATTTTTCTGCAAAGTTATACAGCTTGTTTCCCTCTTGAACAGTTATAAGCATTGCTCAAACCCATCCAATTGTCTTTTTTAACCACTTTGTGTGCAATTTAGTTACATGTAGTAACATATGCAAGCAGATCGGACTTTATTACCAGTATTACAGGTTAATAATATCAATaagtgtttatattattttattctcagtGTCTCTTTattcaaaaacattaaatatttgaaatCAAAGTTTGAGTAACTTATTTCGTGGACTTCATCCTCTAGGAGCTGTATGTCCAGGATTATTCCACCATTAACTGGCCTGCCCAGAGGAACAATGTGGCATCATGTGACATGTACACACCTCACAGCACACTGCTGACTTTCACCTACAGTATGTATGCACAACACAATGTACACCATGAAGGTTGACTCGCTAACAGCAGGCAGCATGGAGAAGCCAATGATCATTCGTGTGGTCAAGCGATGATTTCTCAACAACTGTAAACACAATACATCAGAGATATTTCAAGTATCTTAGCAAAATATactaaatgcataaaaaaggAGTTGTGATTAAAggttattttaatgaaaagattttcacctgcttcttctaTAGCTCCTTTATATATTGTGTTCCTGTTAACTTTCAGTGGTTTTGAACGTGTACGAAGCTCACCACAGCACCACACTGAGAGAAAAGGCTGTTAAAGAGCTGTACGAACACATTCAGGCTGAGGACCGCTTCACCAAATATATCGGCATTGCAATGGTAATACTTGCATATTCAAAAGGAAGAGTTCAGACTGAACACAAGCTGAGTCTAAACTTCTAAGGGATATTTCATGCCTTTGAAATGTGGCTGTATGAAGTGTTTATGAGCACACATTGTTTTAACTTCAGTGCATCAAAGAAGATTTCTTAGAGGGGAGTTAAGCTAACaactatattatttattttacacttcTTCGTCAGACTGTTATTTACCATCTGCCACCACTTCCTTAGTGGAAGAACATCCATTTTGCTCTGTGCATAGTGGATGGTTAACGTATCTTACCTCTTAAAAGTCTCATCCTAAAATACCAACAAGAAAGTACAAACCTTGGCAAAcgactggttaaaaaaaaaaaaaaaaaaaaagagagagagaggcgcTAATTATATGTAGGCTATATTATTCTTGTACATATGTAAAAGCCCCTCATAGacagaacagaataaaagaaaaaaaattacagaatgAGGAAATTTCATTGGTGCAAGAAAATTAGCTTGCTAGCCTTAAAGAGTACGGCTTGAGATTATCTGGACCGGTCAATTTTCTTCTACTAGCAACTGGGCACTTGTTGCACACTTGTCTAAAAAGCAGTTCATTCCTATCATTTGCTTGAActgctgtaaaatgtttaagtttaatttgttttacttaatgGAACTTGTTGTCGATAGCTGTTAGCTTAACTGTTAGCTGCCCTGTCAgaatttctctttatttctctaAACTGTGAGCACATTGGCTGCTGTCTGCCACAATCAAGTCATCAGTTGACAATAAATACTTCACACAACCCCtcataagaaaaataaatctctttTATGTTATTGCTTTTCTCTTCATATCTCCAAGACTATCAATATGCTGGTTCACTGGCATGTCGACGGTCCCTCCTCACCAGCTTTTCAGGAGCATGTGTCCAGGATCCCTGACTACCTCTGGTCAGTCAGCTGCCACCTAAATgatttttaactaaacaaaaaatcttcatggactgttttttttgttctttttcaattattattattattattttacagagATGAAtaagtgcaaaataaagacatgAGTTAGCTTATTAAGTCACATGAGGTGGAATTATCAACTACTCAACCAtgtaacagaaaaaagaaaagtgcctGGAGCGCTGCTTGGGTGTAAAAAATGGTATTCCTCTGGTGCTCTTCAGTTATGGGATCAAGTTGAACTCATGAAAAGATTACTGAGGCACTCaagaaggtagaaaataaaaagcctttattatCTCATGGTTAATCTATTAAAAGATTCAGCCTAAGGGGCCTTCATCAGGGCGAGtggcaaaatgtttgtctgGCAGCTTAATTCATGCATAAATAGGCTatcaccagcagctgctctgtgtaGGCAGGTAGATGGTGACATGGTACCAATGACAATCACAGTCAGAGATTCACAGTTATATGTTGCTGTGACTCCTGATGAGCACGGGCCCATTGATGCCttgttagattgtattttagatatcagagggtggatggcagaaaacttcttgcagctcaaccaggacaaaacagaagttttaatgattggacctgaagctgagagagagaaactggaggccaaactgaaaacagtagcactcaaccattttaatcaagtaaaaaacctgggagtgattttagatgcagatctcagttttgagccgcatattaaaaacataactaagactgctttttatcatctaaagaacatctcccgcatcaggccgtttctctctcgagccagtgcagagacactgattcatgcttttGTCACATCAAGGttagattactgcaatgctcttctttctgatcttccaaagaagtacctgaactagctgcagcttgtacagaatgcagctgcacgtctgttggga
Protein-coding sequences here:
- the LOC121649868 gene encoding lanosterol synthase-like, giving the protein MTEGMYLRRRGGPHKTEPATDLSRWRLTNVEGRQTWCYVEDQDTPDREQSMLEAHSLGLDTSKFVADSPAVHTAVDAAVKGMNFYSRLQGEDGHWAGDYGGPLILLPGLLITCHTAKIPLPEAWKKEMVRYLRSVQLPDGGWGLHIEDKSTVFGTALNYTSLRILGVDPDDPDMVRGRNNLQSKGGAVGIPSPGKFWLSILNVYSWEGMNTLLPEMWLFPTWMPAHPSTLWCHCRQVLLPMSFCYAVRLTAEEDLLVFSLRQELYVQDYSTINWPAQRNNVASCDMYTPHSTLLTFTYMVLNVYEAHHSTTLREKAVKELYEHIQAEDRFTKYIGIAHISKTINMLVHWHVDGPSSPAFQEHVSRIPDYLWLFSLHHPVNCSTSALYADSSPPRDESLTCGVVSGLDSGVTVLCRGGMRKSQVPQFTHQFMREDGIERGAVIHKEHPCVVPRCSSWSAVATASSVELFAL